AAATAATGGATTACCGCTGAGTTGCGCCTGAGCAGGAATCACAATACCTATAAACATTAAAAACACTGCAAAACGCAATCTTAATTTATCAATCAGATTATAACTATTTATTTTAATTTGTATCATAATTTGTAGTTTTTGGTCTTATTTTTTAATAAATCTTTTTGTGATTTTTGTACCATCTTTATCAAAAACAATAAAATAAATTCCTGTTGCTAAACCAGAAACATCCAGATTATTATCCGTTACTTTTTGTTCTGAAACTGTACTTCCTGTTTGTGAAAAAATACTAACCTGAGTTCCCTTCATATCCGTTGTAAAAAACAGCGTGCTCTCTACTGGATTCGGGTATATATTTATCGGTAATGTAGCAACTTCGTTTTGGTTTTTTAATGAGAATTTCGATAATTTGGATGTCCCAACTGGAATCAATTTCCATTGTCCACTAGATTGATTTGTATTTTCCCATTGTTGTACATTTCCTCCGCTTACAGTACTAAAACCGGCTACCTCAACTAATTTCCCGCTATGTTTCGCTACCAATTTATAATAACCATCTCCTGTTGAAACAGCAACGAATTGCTGATTAGCAGCACCAACATAAGCCCATTGATGAACATTGGCTCCATTGTCTACACTCACTCCTGCAATATCTATAGCCTTACCACTATTAATCGCTTGAATTTCATAAGCTCCATCTGCTACATCAATGAATTTGAATTGCTGATTGTTAACTCCTGTATAACTTCCTTGTGCAATATTACCTCCATCAGCAGTGCTTAATCCCCAAACGTCCATATACAATCCGCTATTGCGATTTTGCAAATAGTAAGTTGTGTTTCCTAAACTAGCAGTACCGTTGGTACGAATGCGTAAAGATGTTGTCCTGTCATTCCAATCTCCTGCCCAATCAGTAGTAGAAGTAAACTCTTTTGAAGCTCCTGTAAAATTATCTCCGTCATAGACAGTTACTTTATATCCTTCAGTGATTTTTAAAGAAGTAATATCGTTATCTAATATCCCTTTGGCTCGGAGTTGCGCCAGAGTGTAATCTCCAACATTAAGACCAGCTGTATACCCTGTAAAGGTTATATCTTGATAAACATTAACTAAAGAACTGTTAGTGTCCACTATTTTTAAGGAAGAAATTCTATCATTCCAATCGGCAAGCCAAGCGCTATTCGCTGTAAATATTTTGGAAGTTCCTGTAAAATTATCATTCTCATAAACCGTAACAACATAACCCGAAGGAATAGTTAAAGAAGTGATATCATTATCGGTAACTCCTCTTGCCTGTAGTTGTGCTAAAGTGTAAGTTCCTGTTGAAAGTTGAGAATAAAACCCAGCGTAATTAATATTTTGATAAACATGTACCTTGTTTAAACTAGCAACAGATTCAAACAAATGAAGGCCAGTTGTTTGAGTAGATAAATCTATCGTGCCATTTGGCACTGAATTCCAATCTGAATTAATTAAAAAATTAGATTTATTCACAGCATTAGCCCATACATAATTACTTGTATAATTGATGACACTTAAATACCTATCTTTCTGAGCTTGTGTTAAATTTCCCATACGAACAAATTCTATAAGCCACTTCGCAAAAATTCCTTTGAATAAGCCACCATCTCCTTGCCCATTTTCGTTCAGAAAAAATACTCCCCCATTATAATTTCTATAATTCATCATGAACTCACATGCCTTGATACCGTCATCTATATATGATTGTGTACCTGTAACAAGATTGAGTTCCAAAGAAGCTGCAATGAACATACCTGAATTATAAGAGAATTGCCAGTCAGGATCCATATTTGTTGGAGTGTCCCAAATACCTCCTTGAGCATTAAAAACATTTGCTTTCATCCAGGCATGAATATCTTTTGCCATTTGCAAATTGGTATTATCTCCTTCTAATTGATACAATTTGGCTGCAATAACGATTGCGGGTCCGTTTGCAATAGAATTTCTACAAGGAGTTGTACAGCCCTTTTTCCATGACATTACACCATTTGAATATCCTGTTTTAATTTCTGTCCAAATCTGATGTACTGCATCTAAAAACTCTGGATCTTTGGTAGCGTTATAGCAATTGAAACATGCTAAACAAAGCCACTCCAAATCATCGTAAAAATCATTATGATACGTTCCTGCACCATACGAATTGTATTTTCTGATGCCTGCAATTATACTTTTCATTCGGTCTTTATAAACCGTATTGCGAGTTCTTTGATACGCATCCGCTAATGTTTCAAGCGTATGTGCCTGTATCCAATACCCATAACCATACGGATCATTATCTGAAGCACTGTTATGTTTATAATAACTTTTATCTGCAGACATAAAAATAGTATTAGTTCCATTCTGCAAGTTTTCTGCTCTTTGATCGGCTGTTTGTGCAAATAAATTAGAAACGCATAGCAAAAAGAATATAGTAGCACATACGCTCCTAATTTTAAATAGATTTTTCATAATTTACTTTTTAAGATTAATAACCAGATAATAAATGATGTAAAATAAAAAGCCTAACTAAATCAACTTAGTAGAAATAGTTAGACCTTAAAAAACTTATTTCTTTATAAATTTTATAGCCATTTGATTTTTATTTGTAATAATAAAATACGTTCCTACTTTTAATTTAGAGACATCAACACTATTATTGTTATCTACTTTTTGTTTTAAAACTAAACTCCCTGTTGGAGAAAA
The Flavobacterium sp. 5 DNA segment above includes these coding regions:
- a CDS encoding RICIN domain-containing protein, with protein sequence MKNLFKIRSVCATIFFLLCVSNLFAQTADQRAENLQNGTNTIFMSADKSYYKHNSASDNDPYGYGYWIQAHTLETLADAYQRTRNTVYKDRMKSIIAGIRKYNSYGAGTYHNDFYDDLEWLCLACFNCYNATKDPEFLDAVHQIWTEIKTGYSNGVMSWKKGCTTPCRNSIANGPAIVIAAKLYQLEGDNTNLQMAKDIHAWMKANVFNAQGGIWDTPTNMDPDWQFSYNSGMFIAASLELNLVTGTQSYIDDGIKACEFMMNYRNYNGGVFFLNENGQGDGGLFKGIFAKWLIEFVRMGNLTQAQKDRYLSVINYTSNYVWANAVNKSNFLINSDWNSVPNGTIDLSTQTTGLHLFESVASLNKVHVYQNINYAGFYSQLSTGTYTLAQLQARGVTDNDITSLTIPSGYVVTVYENDNFTGTSKIFTANSAWLADWNDRISSLKIVDTNSSLVNVYQDITFTGYTAGLNVGDYTLAQLRAKGILDNDITSLKITEGYKVTVYDGDNFTGASKEFTSTTDWAGDWNDRTTSLRIRTNGTASLGNTTYYLQNRNSGLYMDVWGLSTADGGNIAQGSYTGVNNQQFKFIDVADGAYEIQAINSGKAIDIAGVSVDNGANVHQWAYVGAANQQFVAVSTGDGYYKLVAKHSGKLVEVAGFSTVSGGNVQQWENTNQSSGQWKLIPVGTSKLSKFSLKNQNEVATLPINIYPNPVESTLFFTTDMKGTQVSIFSQTGSTVSEQKVTDNNLDVSGLATGIYFIVFDKDGTKITKRFIKK